Part of the Benincasa hispida cultivar B227 chromosome 11, ASM972705v1, whole genome shotgun sequence genome, GTATCGtgtatcgagtatcgagtatcgTGTATCGTACATCGAGTATTGAGTATTGAACAAAATGCTTACTTTCTggtatttttgttattttgtgcaGTATGGCTAGACAATTCAAGATTCCTCCCCAGTATCATTTCCCAGGCCAAGCGACCAACTTATCCTCTCACATTAGCATGGCTAACAAGATAGTGAAAGAGAAGCTTACTCCCATTCAGCTTGCCCTCTACAAAAAGATGGTATTTGGGCGATTCATCGACACGGACATTATCTTCAACAGTCCATTGGTCCACTACATTCTATTGAGGGAGGTTGTAGACGATAGGAAGGATGCAATGACCTTCAATTTGAATGGTACGGTTGTAACATTCTCCAAAGAAGACTTCTTGTTAGTGATGGGATTGTGGCGATCACCTAATCCAACAGTTGTGAAGAGGGTTGAAGCACTTGGATCACTGCATGGTAGGTACTTCAAGAATGATTTTGCGGGAGATATTTACATTGCTACCTTAGAGACAGTGTATAAAGAGATGGAGTTTGAGAACGACATGGATGCTGTGAAGATAATATAGGTCTATTACATTGAATTGGGTATGATGGGGTGGGAGAAAACGAGGGCCAATGTCGACAAGACCTCATTAATTGATGTGGAGGATTTGGATGACCTCAATTCCATGGATTGGGGAAACGTGCTATGGGAGAAGACATTACTTGGACTACAAAGAGGATTGAGTGGTAAGACAGctaactacaaaaaaaaaagtccaagaACAATAAGACTACATTGTTAAGTACAATCTACCGGGGTTTCCTCATCCATTCCAAGTAATATCCATTCATTGGCCATATGAGATCTACTTATTTTAGTTACAATATCACTTACTATTTATTCTTATTCTATAATCGTTTGTGAATTATGGTAGGTCTGGGCATAAGAGATCATATCAACAGTTGTCAGAAAAGTTGCAATCCGACTAAATAGACATGTTGTACCTCGATTCCTGAGGTGGGAGTGTACATATTCACTGCCAACTAGAACAATACAGCGAAACGTGTTTGAGTCCAGCGAGATTAGTGTATTACATCAATATTTACTCGGATTTAAGGTGAATGtcaaatataaataacaaatcTTCGTTGTTTTATACAGACAAGGATCACACCACTGATCATGTCGGATAGGGAGAGGCGGTATAGGGACACTAGGGTTGATGAATGACCTATATACAAGCGCATTGATGCTGAAACGAGCTTCTTAGAAACACATAGATCATACCATGATGAGGATGCTCATAGTCACTCCAGTGACTACGAGAGTCACGAGTATCGATCCCACGATCAAAACTTGATGAGCATTAATCTCACGAGCTCCCTACTAACGAGCGTGAGACTCACCCTCCTCATAATGAGTCTCACGAACTCCCTACTGATGAGCATATGCCTCTAATTGAGAAGCAAGTGTTGCCTCGTCTGAATATATCCTATTCGGAGCCCATGAGGAGTGTGTACATTCGTAATCACTCTGTGACATAGACCAAAAAGTGTCTATGGTGGAGATTAAATTGGACGATTTGTAGTCAGACTTCAAAGATGTGAAGTCTGACTTGAGTGTCCTTCTTATATTTCAGACTTGAAAGatcacagtgtcaaatcttatattctaggatcgagatgcttgtttcaatccataaatggatcatttgagtttgcaaaccttttgcttttgaccctATTCAATGAATCCctatggttgagacatatagatactctcttcaagatagtcatTTAGAAAgattgtcttgacatccatttgccaattTCATAACCACAAAGGcagcaatggacaagagtattctaattgacttgaCCATGGTAACCAGaaaaaaggtttcttcatagtccaccccccTTCTCTTTAGATAAGCCCTTTTGCCATGAGTCgtgctttgtaggtctgtaccttaacagtttggtctcgttttctcttgtaaatccatttacaaccaataggtttaccccatcaggttgatctataagttcccaaatagaattgaagtacatagactccattttgaggttcatggcttttatccactggttTTAATCAACATCTTTCATTTCCTGTTTAAAGGCCAATGGATCcactaagccatcatcaggtatgatgacctgagtttctgttaaacccatgtaacggtcaagctgttgaacaaccctcccatgACGTCGAGGCACTCTTAACTCTTGAAAAGGACGTGTTTGACCAAAcatatcagtttcatcaacaacccttATTGAAGGATCAGCTTGATCAATAACCCTTGTTGATCCATTTGTAGCCTCTATAGAAATTTCATTCTATACTagcttactgtgaggttgatgatttcttacaTGGTTTTTCTCTAAGAatatagcatttgtcgatacaaatactttgtcatCTTGAAGATCATAAAataaaccaccttttgtttctttggggtatcctacaaataggcatacttttgaacagtGTTCGAACTTCTTTGGATTATGTGCCAAAACAGGTGTCAGGTATCCTCAAATCTttaagtgacataaactacctttatatCCTCTCTATAACTCATAAGGTATTTTAGAAATACTTTTTTAAGGAACCATGCTCAAAATATAAACAGTAGTCTCCAGtgcatgtccccaaaatgaattagacaattaagcataactcatcattgaacgaaccatgtccaacagggttctatttcttcatCTACTACCATTCTGTTGGGGTGTATTgggtgctgtgagttgagactgaattttgtgttttatcaaatagtcctggaatctcaagtctatatactttttacctcgatctgatcgaagtgttttaatctttttaccctactggttctcaacctctgccttatactccttaaaaTTTCAAGGGTTTCGGACTTAtaatgcattaggtaaatatagccatatctagaataatcatcaataaaattgatgaaatattcatactctcctTATGTCTTGACATTCATCGaatcacaaaggtctgaatgtacaagctctaagggttctttagcTCTAAGACCTATTAAGATCTTTTGGTTAACCTTACTTTTAGTTCAAGACTCACACGGAGGTAaagagttgtcttctaactgatttaggagtccactcttaaccaatctcccaatcctattgaggtttatgtggccaagtctaaAATGTCAAAGATACACATTAGGAAATatgcattaggagaaatttttcgccTCTTATTTTGTGTTTcggctgttttaaacatctctatgttcaaaacagttTTTTaatcagttggttttaacacatataagttgttttctagttttgcataacatattttaataattttgaaataatgaacaattcattaactttaaaagaaactttaaacttttgttctagcaaacatgagatagatattaaatccCCCTCGTAGCAAGaacataaaatacatttttaagcaaaatgaatctatcttcaaCAAACagcttcatatctcccactactttagttGAGACAATCTCTCCGGTCCCAACCTTAAAGGTTGTCTCACCTTATGTAAGCTGTCTCCAGGAACTGATTTCCTGTGCGAAAgcgcaaatatgattagtgacctttgaatctaatatccaggttaatttattattttccactaaacattcAACaacgagtaaatcatattttccTTGTTATGTTTTCTCAGCTTTCTCATCTATGACAGTATTGTTTACTTTCAACATATCTAGATCATTTTTTCTAATAGAGGTTCCATCCTTTATAAAGTAGTCATAAACATTATGGAGAATATCGTTCCTGACAGATTGACCAAACGACGTCTGTAGCTAGTATATCGTATATACTTGTTAAGATATGGATTTAGGTCTTATCATTTGCCTTAATCCATCTGTCATAAGCAGTCCAAACATTTTGGTTTGCGTATGAGCTGGAagttagaggacattcctctgttaaaacaaacTTTAAACCATTATTTGCTAGTATTGTGTTTATAttcgatttccatgttgaataatTATGACTATTAAACTTATCGAAGAAGAGTATTTGTATAGAAGAGTTCGACAtgctaaaaatataaacaatttctattagtaaattgcttttaaatgcaatcaaaattttagcaaaagtaagtAATAATGCACCCagatttcattatttatttgcaacgatattttactgaatcagaatagatgctaccgaggagcagtcaaatactcttttgctgaagcaagacaatcttgactaaatactagtaccagaataactctttattcctatagtcatttagttgcCGTTTtaggtcaagaacttactaacggttagtaactcttgtaagtgtaaccttccatTTTTATATCCCAGAAATTAGTATCAACAAGCTCCCGGATTGGAAGACAATTGTTGATAATAGACCTAAGAGATCCTATGCATTTCTGAAGTTTGTGGTGTTGTAATCCCCACGAAACAACACTCTGAATGGGTGGTCACTCTTAGGGCGACTCACAGATAATAAAATCTCACGATGCAACCTCATGGAAGAAACCGTAGGATACATTGACACACAttcttcacctacttactatgaactacttcccctattcaccttgctattgacccatgaaaacacttttcaaatggaggtcactcccagagTGACTTGAAGTCGattatgaatctcacagtgtgattTCTTAGAGACATGAGAGCCAAaaataatatatcgtatatattattaatctcccaataaagtgt contains:
- the LOC120090663 gene encoding uncharacterized protein LOC120090663, encoding MARQFKIPPQYHFPGQATNLSSHISMANKIVKEKLTPIQLALYKKMVFGRFIDTDIIFNSPLVHYILLREVVDDRKDAMTFNLNGTVVTFSKEDFLLVMGLWRSPNPTVVKRVEALGSLHGRYFKNDFAGDIYIATLETVYKEMEFENDMDAVKII